From the Chitinolyticbacter meiyuanensis genome, one window contains:
- a CDS encoding DUF4198 domain-containing protein, which translates to MQRTFKLLALAAALAVSTAAQAHSYWMVPSSTVLSSPQWITVDAAVSNDMFHFNHRPLAIEPLVIVAPDGSKVAPANVSKGELRSTFDVKLEQKGTYRLELVRAGIRANWKEGDKPKRWMGTAEAFAKEVPADAPDLQVSETISRLESFVSVGAPSALKVSGKGLELQPITHPNDLIAAEKASFQFLVDGKPAAGVEVTLVRGERRYRNAQDEIKVTTDKDGKFAVAFPQAGMYWLDADVQDDKVSVKAAKQRSLAYTATLEVLPQ; encoded by the coding sequence ATGCAACGTACATTCAAGCTGTTGGCGCTGGCCGCCGCCCTTGCCGTTTCCACCGCAGCCCAGGCGCACAGCTACTGGATGGTGCCGTCCAGCACCGTGCTGTCGTCGCCGCAGTGGATCACCGTCGATGCCGCCGTATCGAACGACATGTTCCACTTCAACCATCGCCCGCTCGCCATCGAGCCGCTGGTCATCGTTGCGCCGGATGGCAGCAAGGTGGCGCCCGCGAACGTCAGCAAGGGAGAGCTGCGCTCGACCTTCGACGTGAAGCTGGAACAGAAGGGTACCTATCGCCTGGAGCTGGTCCGCGCCGGCATCCGTGCCAACTGGAAGGAAGGCGACAAGCCCAAGCGCTGGATGGGCACTGCCGAGGCCTTTGCCAAGGAAGTGCCGGCCGATGCGCCGGACCTGCAGGTGTCGGAAACCATCAGCCGCCTGGAAAGCTTCGTGTCGGTCGGTGCGCCGTCGGCGTTGAAGGTCAGCGGCAAGGGCCTGGAGCTGCAGCCCATCACCCATCCGAATGACCTGATCGCCGCCGAAAAGGCCAGCTTCCAGTTCCTGGTCGATGGCAAGCCGGCTGCGGGTGTTGAAGTCACGCTGGTGCGCGGTGAGCGCCGCTATCGCAATGCGCAGGACGAGATCAAGGTCACCACTGACAAGGATGGCAAGTTCGCCGTTGCCTTCCCGCAGGCCGGCATGTACTGGCTCGATGCGGATGTGCAGGACGACAAGGTCAGCGTGAAGGCCGCCAAGCAGCGTAGCCTCGCCTACACCGCCACGCTGGAAGTGCTGCCGCAGTGA
- a CDS encoding DUF2271 domain-containing protein, with protein MQKWLPATLPALISATWGGQAFAAGIDVKVEIPRLNVAEYHRPYVAVWLERPDQSTATHLAVWYQQSDGPEGKGTKWLKDLRQWWRKGGRELNMPFDGVSGATKPAGEHGLSFTEGKAPFAKLPAGDYQLVVEAAREVGGRELVRVPFTWPPKGAQSLKAEGKEELGAVSLQLKP; from the coding sequence ATGCAGAAGTGGTTGCCGGCGACTTTGCCGGCCCTGATCAGCGCCACCTGGGGCGGCCAGGCGTTCGCCGCCGGCATCGACGTCAAGGTCGAGATCCCGCGCCTCAACGTGGCCGAGTACCACCGCCCCTATGTCGCGGTCTGGCTGGAGCGCCCGGATCAAAGTACCGCGACGCATCTGGCGGTGTGGTATCAGCAAAGCGATGGCCCGGAAGGCAAGGGCACCAAGTGGTTGAAGGATCTGCGCCAGTGGTGGCGCAAGGGTGGGCGTGAGTTGAACATGCCGTTCGATGGCGTTTCCGGCGCGACCAAACCGGCTGGCGAGCATGGCCTGTCCTTCACCGAAGGCAAGGCTCCGTTCGCCAAGCTGCCGGCAGGTGACTACCAGCTGGTGGTGGAAGCCGCACGCGAAGTGGGCGGCCGCGAGCTGGTGCGTGTGCCGTTCACCTGGCCGCCCAAGGGCGCCCAGTCCCTGAAGGCCGAGGGCAAGGAAGAGCTCGGCGCTGTTTCGCTGCAACTCAAGCCCTGA
- a CDS encoding PepSY-associated TM helix domain-containing protein has translation MKSVSDRQSRSFWLKHLHRWHWISSAICLIGMLLFVATGITLNHAADIETEPQVVNRTASLPAPLLAQLAKGPQEARQPLPAAIAGWLSAQLADDVAGKIGEWSEDEVYVSLPRPGGDAWLTIDRASGDVSYELTDRGWIAYFNDLHKGRNAGRAWAWFIDIFAGTALVFCITGLFLLHLHAGNRPTTWPLVALGLVVPLLLAIAFIH, from the coding sequence ATGAAATCCGTTTCCGACCGGCAATCGCGTTCGTTCTGGCTCAAGCACCTGCACCGCTGGCACTGGATCAGCTCGGCCATCTGCCTGATCGGCATGCTGCTGTTCGTTGCGACCGGCATCACGCTGAATCACGCCGCCGATATCGAGACCGAACCCCAAGTGGTGAACCGGACGGCCAGCCTGCCGGCGCCGCTGCTGGCCCAGTTGGCGAAGGGGCCGCAGGAGGCCAGGCAGCCGCTGCCGGCGGCGATCGCCGGATGGTTGTCGGCACAGCTGGCAGATGATGTGGCCGGCAAGATCGGCGAGTGGTCCGAGGACGAAGTCTACGTCTCGCTGCCGCGCCCTGGCGGCGACGCTTGGCTGACCATCGATCGTGCCAGCGGCGACGTGAGCTACGAGCTCACTGATCGCGGCTGGATCGCCTACTTCAATGACCTGCACAAGGGCCGCAATGCGGGCCGGGCCTGGGCCTGGTTCATCGACATCTTCGCCGGCACCGCGCTGGTGTTCTGTATTACCGGTTTGTTCCTGTTGCACCTGCATGCCGGCAACCGCCCCACCACTTGGCCGCTGGTGGCCCTGGGGTTGGTCGTGCCGTTGTTGCTGGCGATTGCATTCATTCATTGA